One segment of Rosa chinensis cultivar Old Blush chromosome 6, RchiOBHm-V2, whole genome shotgun sequence DNA contains the following:
- the LOC112172788 gene encoding inositol-tetrakisphosphate 1-kinase 3 isoform X1 produces MRVNGDEGEDKHTKEIEQVEESGSVVPTKLVVGYALTSKKKKSFMQPKLVGLARNKGISFIAIDPNRTLSDQGPFDVVLHKLPGREWCEVIEEYRQKHPEVTVLDPPNAVQHLHNRQSMLQDVADLNLSDSHGTVCVPKQLTITKDPSSIPNEVAKAGFKLPLVVKPLLVDGSAKSHELFLAYDQCSLSELEPPLVLQEFVNHGGVLFKIYIVGEAIKVVRRFSLPNISKRELEKLAGVFHFPRVSCAAASADDADLDPSIAELPQRPLLERLARELRQRLGLQLFNVDMIREYGTKDVFYVIDINYFPGYGKMPEYEHIFTDFLLSLPQIMYKKRPAT; encoded by the exons ATGAGGGTGAACGGAGATGAAGGTGAGGACAAGCACACCAAGGAAATTGAACAAGTTGAAGAATCGGGTTCGGTTGTTCCAACCAAGCTCGTAGTTGGGTACGCCTTaacttcaaagaagaagaagagcttcATGCAGCCTAAACTTGTTGGATTGGCTCG GAATAAGGGTATATCCTTCATTGCAATTGATCCAAATCGGACACTTTCAGATCAAGGTCCATTTGATGTTGTTTTGCATAAG TTGCCAGGAAGAGAATGGTGCGAGGTTATAGAG GAATACAGACAAAAACATCCAGAAGTAACTGTCCTCGATCCGCCAAATGCAGTACAACATCTTCACAATCGCCAGTCCATGCTTCAAGATGTGGCAGATCTAAACTTGTCCGACTCTCATG GAACAGTTTGTGTTCCAAAACAATTGACTATCACAAAAGATCCATCATCTATTCCTAATGAAGTAGCTAAAGCTGGGTTTAAATTGCCGCTAG TTGTTAAACCACTATTGGTGGATGGTAGCGCCAAGTCACATGAACTGTTTCTTGCTTACGACCAATGCTCCCTCTCAGAACTTGAACCTCCCCTGGTCCTGCAGGAGTTTGTAAATCATG GTGGTGTCCTCTTTAAAATATATATTGTCGGGGAAGCCATAAAGGTTGTAAGGCGTTTCTCTCTCCCTAATATCAGTAAACGTGAACTAGAAAAACTTGCTGGTGTTTTCCATTTTCCAAGGGTTTCATGTGCGGCTGCTTCAGCAGATGATGCAGACCTGGACCCTAGTATTGCTG AACTACCTCAACGACCTTTGCTAGAGAGGCTTGCAAGGGAGCTCCGTCAACGATTG GGACTCCAGCTATTCAATGTAGATATGATCCGAGAGTATGGGACAAAGGATGTCTTTTATGTCATTGACATCAACTACTTTCCTG GGTACGGGAAAATGCCCGAGTATGAACACATCTTCACAGATTTTCTACTAAGCCTTCCGCAGATCATGTACAAGAAGAGACCTGCTACTTAA
- the LOC112174039 gene encoding pyruvate kinase isozyme A, chloroplastic: MAVSSSHSIRTCFQIKAKSPALNLEKRVFGFPVLQHRVACVGKKLKAKVGTKVEAVQVGLEGSETLTDLKGLGRALELDVVSERELREKGFLGLRKTKLVCTIGPACDSLEDLEKLVLGGMNVARLNMCHNTREWHRDVIRKIKKLNEEKGYSVSIMIDTEGSQIHVVDHGEPTSLKVQEDSIWLFTPEKFEGSVPFTVQANYEGFSEGIKVGDELVIDGGMARFEVIERLGSDLRCKCIDSGLFLPCAKFSFWRDGKLVERNYELPTLSTKDWSDIEFGISEGIDFIAMSFVNDAESVRHLKDYLTIKSLKSVRVLAKIESLEALQKLEEIIEASDGVMIARVDLGVEIPLEQIPTVQEEITQVCRQLNKPVIVASQLLESMIEYPTPTRAEVADVSEAVRQYADALMLAGESAIGLYGQKALSVLQMTSSRMEAWSRVENRQDLLQLRQLGVSLPDRIAEQICNSAVGMANNLAVDAIFVYTKHGHMASLLSRNRPNPPIFAFTNDESTRMALNLQWGVTPLLVDLTDDMESNISSTINLIKSKGLVKDGDTVLVVSDVTPTRSTPMAFQSIQVKTIA; the protein is encoded by the exons ATGGCTGTCTCATCTAGCCATTCGATTCGTACGTGTTTTCAGATCAAAGCCAAGAGCCCGGCTTTGAATCTGGAGAAGAGGGTCTTTGGATTTCCAGTTTTGCAACATCGGGTTGCTTGTGTTGGGAAGAAACTCAAGGCTAAAGTTGGGACTAAAGTTGAGGCAGTACAGGTGGGTTTGGAGGGGTCAGAGACTTTGACTGATCTCAAGGGTTTAGGGAGGGCTTTGGAGCTTGATGTGGTGTCAGAGAGGGAGCTGAGGGAGAAGGGTTTCTTGGGGCTGAGGAAGACCAAGCTTGTGTGCACAATCGGTCCGGCGTGTGATTCTTTGGAGGATTTGGAGAAATTGGTGTTGGGTGGGATGAATGTGGCAAGGCTCAATATGTGTCACAACACTAGGGAGTGGCACCGGGATGTGATTCGGAAGATTAAGAAGTTGAATGAGGAAAAGGGGTATTCTGTTTCGATTATGATTGATACTGAAGGGAGTCAGATTCATGTTGTTGATCATGGAGAGCCGACCTCTCTCAAAGTTCAG GAGGATTCAATCTGGCTATTTACCCCTGAAAAATTTGAGGGTTCTGTTCCATTCACAGTTCAAGCAAACTACGAAGGTTTTTCTGAAG GTATTAAAGTGGGTGATGAACTTGTTATTGATGGTGGAATGGCACGCTTTGAAGTCATTGAAAGGCTTGGAAGTGATCTACGTTGTAAGTGCATAGACTCCGGTTTGTTCCTGCCTTGTGCAAAGTTCAGCTTTTGGAGAGATGGGAAACTGGTGGAGAGAAACTATGAGCTTCCTACTCTGTCAACAAAG GATTGGTCTGACATCGAATTTGGAATTTCTGAAGGTATTGATTTCATCGCCATGTCCTTCGTAAATGATGCTGAATCTGTCAGGCATTTGAAAGATTACCTCACTATCAAATCACTCAA ATCCGTTAGAGTTTTGGCAAAAATTGAGAGCTTGGAAGCTCTTCAGAAGCTGGAAGAAATCATTGAAGCTTCTGATGGAGTCATGATTGCTCGGGTTGATCTTGGAGTTGAAATCCCACTCGAGCAGATTCCAACAGTCCAAGAGGAAATAACTCAAGTGTGTAGGCAGCTAAACAAGCCAGTAATTGTAGCTTCTCAACTACTTGAATCCATGATTGAATACCCAACCCCAACACGCGCTGAG GTTGCAGATGTCTCTGAAGCTGTTCGACAGTATGCAGATGCCTTGATGCTAGCTGGGGAATCGGCCATTGGATTATATGGGCAGAAGGCTCTATCTGTCCTTCAAATGACCAGCAGTAGAATGGAGGCATGGAGTCGTGTAGAAAACCGCCAAGATCTTCTGCAGCTACGGCAACTAGGAGTCTCATTGCCTGATCGCATTGCTGAGCAGATATGCAATTCTGCTGTCGGAATGG CTAACAATCTCGCTGTGGATGCAATTTTCGTATACACCAAGCATGGACACATGGCATCACTCCTGTCACGCAACAGACCAAACCCTCCCATATTTGCTTTCACAAATGATGAGAGTACCAGAATGGCTCTGAATTTGCAGTGGGGAGTTACTCCACTTCTTGTTGATCTAACAGATGACATGGAGTCTAACATCTCAAGCACCATCAATCTCATAAAATCAAAGGGTTTGGTGAAAGATGGAGACACAGTTTTGGTGGTCTCAGATGTCACACCAACTCGCTCTACCCCGATGGCATTCCAATCAATCCAGGTGAAGACCATTGCTTAG
- the LOC112172788 gene encoding inositol-tetrakisphosphate 1-kinase 3 isoform X2 yields the protein MRVNGDEGEDKHTKEIEQVEESGSVVPTKLVVGYALTSKKKKSFMQPKLVGLARNKGISFIAIDPNRTLSDQGPFDVVLHKEYRQKHPEVTVLDPPNAVQHLHNRQSMLQDVADLNLSDSHGTVCVPKQLTITKDPSSIPNEVAKAGFKLPLVVKPLLVDGSAKSHELFLAYDQCSLSELEPPLVLQEFVNHGGVLFKIYIVGEAIKVVRRFSLPNISKRELEKLAGVFHFPRVSCAAASADDADLDPSIAELPQRPLLERLARELRQRLGLQLFNVDMIREYGTKDVFYVIDINYFPGYGKMPEYEHIFTDFLLSLPQIMYKKRPAT from the exons ATGAGGGTGAACGGAGATGAAGGTGAGGACAAGCACACCAAGGAAATTGAACAAGTTGAAGAATCGGGTTCGGTTGTTCCAACCAAGCTCGTAGTTGGGTACGCCTTaacttcaaagaagaagaagagcttcATGCAGCCTAAACTTGTTGGATTGGCTCG GAATAAGGGTATATCCTTCATTGCAATTGATCCAAATCGGACACTTTCAGATCAAGGTCCATTTGATGTTGTTTTGCATAAG GAATACAGACAAAAACATCCAGAAGTAACTGTCCTCGATCCGCCAAATGCAGTACAACATCTTCACAATCGCCAGTCCATGCTTCAAGATGTGGCAGATCTAAACTTGTCCGACTCTCATG GAACAGTTTGTGTTCCAAAACAATTGACTATCACAAAAGATCCATCATCTATTCCTAATGAAGTAGCTAAAGCTGGGTTTAAATTGCCGCTAG TTGTTAAACCACTATTGGTGGATGGTAGCGCCAAGTCACATGAACTGTTTCTTGCTTACGACCAATGCTCCCTCTCAGAACTTGAACCTCCCCTGGTCCTGCAGGAGTTTGTAAATCATG GTGGTGTCCTCTTTAAAATATATATTGTCGGGGAAGCCATAAAGGTTGTAAGGCGTTTCTCTCTCCCTAATATCAGTAAACGTGAACTAGAAAAACTTGCTGGTGTTTTCCATTTTCCAAGGGTTTCATGTGCGGCTGCTTCAGCAGATGATGCAGACCTGGACCCTAGTATTGCTG AACTACCTCAACGACCTTTGCTAGAGAGGCTTGCAAGGGAGCTCCGTCAACGATTG GGACTCCAGCTATTCAATGTAGATATGATCCGAGAGTATGGGACAAAGGATGTCTTTTATGTCATTGACATCAACTACTTTCCTG GGTACGGGAAAATGCCCGAGTATGAACACATCTTCACAGATTTTCTACTAAGCCTTCCGCAGATCATGTACAAGAAGAGACCTGCTACTTAA
- the LOC112172788 gene encoding inositol-tetrakisphosphate 1-kinase 3 isoform X3 codes for MLQDVADLNLSDSHGTVCVPKQLTITKDPSSIPNEVAKAGFKLPLVVKPLLVDGSAKSHELFLAYDQCSLSELEPPLVLQEFVNHGGVLFKIYIVGEAIKVVRRFSLPNISKRELEKLAGVFHFPRVSCAAASADDADLDPSIAELPQRPLLERLARELRQRLGLQLFNVDMIREYGTKDVFYVIDINYFPGYGKMPEYEHIFTDFLLSLPQIMYKKRPAT; via the exons ATGCTTCAAGATGTGGCAGATCTAAACTTGTCCGACTCTCATG GAACAGTTTGTGTTCCAAAACAATTGACTATCACAAAAGATCCATCATCTATTCCTAATGAAGTAGCTAAAGCTGGGTTTAAATTGCCGCTAG TTGTTAAACCACTATTGGTGGATGGTAGCGCCAAGTCACATGAACTGTTTCTTGCTTACGACCAATGCTCCCTCTCAGAACTTGAACCTCCCCTGGTCCTGCAGGAGTTTGTAAATCATG GTGGTGTCCTCTTTAAAATATATATTGTCGGGGAAGCCATAAAGGTTGTAAGGCGTTTCTCTCTCCCTAATATCAGTAAACGTGAACTAGAAAAACTTGCTGGTGTTTTCCATTTTCCAAGGGTTTCATGTGCGGCTGCTTCAGCAGATGATGCAGACCTGGACCCTAGTATTGCTG AACTACCTCAACGACCTTTGCTAGAGAGGCTTGCAAGGGAGCTCCGTCAACGATTG GGACTCCAGCTATTCAATGTAGATATGATCCGAGAGTATGGGACAAAGGATGTCTTTTATGTCATTGACATCAACTACTTTCCTG GGTACGGGAAAATGCCCGAGTATGAACACATCTTCACAGATTTTCTACTAAGCCTTCCGCAGATCATGTACAAGAAGAGACCTGCTACTTAA